The DNA window GCGAAAAGAAGCAACTCGTTTCGCTGGATGTCGTCATCGAAGGAGGAAAGGTGTCACGGAAACCGAAGGTTCCGAATGCGGTTGCGGTGGCGAGAAATGGCGACATTTATTGGTCGGATACTTCGTCGGATTTTATTTTCGATAACGCTATGCTAGCGATGCTGGTTAACCCTTCCGGTCGGCTGTTGCATTATTCACGGGCAACCGGCAAAAGTCGAGTGCTGATTGATGAGGTGTACGGAGCGAACGGAGTTGCTTTGAGCAAAGATGAGAGCTTAGTTTTGGTCGGAGAGCTTGGCGGACAACTGATTCGGCGGTACTATTTGAAGGGGCCGAAAACGGGAACCTCGGACATCTTCATCGATGGATTGCCAGGATCGGTAGATAATTTGGAGGCAGATGAGAACGGGATCTGGGTTGCGATTGTGATCGCTGCCGATCAGGACAATCCTTCCCTGCTGGCCATGTTGGCCCCGTTCCCTAATCTACGCAAGTTCTTCGTCAGAATGCTGAGCCTCGCGGAACTTCCGTTTGAGTTTATTTATCAGAAGACGGGCAGCCATTTGGCACTGCATGTGACGAATTTCATTGGGAACTTGGGGGGTGTGAAGGTTTTATTTCCCAAGCGGGGGACAGTTCTTCGGCTGGATTGGGAGGGTAACATCGTGGCGGCTCTGCACAGTGACGATGGTGTGACGAATCTTATTGCGCACGCCGTACAGAGTGGAGAGTACCTGTTGCTCGGTTCACCGATTCATCCCTGGATTGGTAGGGTTCGGTTGAATGAGGAAACCTTGAAGATTGTGAGATCCAAGGGTCGGAAAGAACAGAAACCGGCCGTAAATGAGAAATCGAAGCAGAAGGTTCACCATGAACTGTAGGATTTAATGGGTGTGTGTTGGtagttattaaaatataaataataaatgtGATTACTGAGATTTTTTActgttcttttttatttcgactaatatgtagtcacattttgtAAAATGAAAGTTGGCTATATCCAAATCTAGTCCAAAATTGTCCCAAATCATAAATGGTTCTTAGGAGGTAAAAATAGGTGCACTCACCTTAATGGCGTTGGCCGTCGTCATCATACGATCCCGGGAATTGCTTGAGAGTTTCCTCTCCGTTGGGCCCCATGACGTTGTTTTGTTTTCCTTTCCTCCCTATCGTCCCGGTGCTACTCGTGCGGTTGTCCGAAGTTGGCAAGAGGTGCATTCAATTGGTTCGACAAAATTGAATGAGAACACGTCGACTTCTGACTACCGTTTGCCTCGCCTTTTCCTCGATAGGATCACAACAAATTTGCACCATAAAACCCGAGGACCGGTTCTTACGATTCGGACATTGTTTACGTCACACGCCGTTGCCCGAAGCCGATGGCACTTGTTTGACCATAAATTCTGGTCCAAGCCTTCCTACTGCACCACTAAACGACCGAACCAGACCGAAAGAAAACTGTCGAACCAACAAAAGCGCGAAACTTTTCACTCAAACGCCCGGAACGATAGACGCACCTTTCCCGGTGGCGGCAAACCTCCTTCTTCCCTTGACTTTTTCCTGTTTCGCCCTTTTGCCGTTTTTACCTACGTCCGGTTTTTGTTGCCAGACAAATTTTTGCTTGTCAAATGAGTGTTTTTATTCGCACACCTTCTTCTGTCGGGTATGCCGTGCACGCTTATCACAAATACTTCAATGGaccataatttaattttataatttaataCAATATGCACATTACCTTGACCATTATGTGCAaacataacattttttttttactttttaatgacattcaattagctagagattactgagaaGGGCAATTTaggaaaatttagagccataataCTCAAGTGAGCAAGGATGTCGTATATAGAGATTGGAAAACTAGAGGTAGCAGGGTCTTTGAAAACAGGCTTAACCCTTAAATGTATGAATGGCATTTTTTCTTGGTACTCGTTTTTCAGGTTAAATACAATGTATACCTCTCGTTGAGGCTTTATATCACGAAATTCggcaacagtatgcatttaagggttaaaatcTTGCGggttaatcttttgtcttctgctgacaggagtcgagcttaggcagcataactactaATCACTGCTGCccaagctcgactcctgccagcagaagacaaaagattagcccATAAGATTttagcctgtttctaatgaccctgccacttctagtttcccgatctgtatatttcacatcattgcccTCATTTCTTTATTGTGCGAAAATTTCTTTTAACACGACGGTACGGCTCgagttattttttataattcctaGCGTGAGGACCGACTAATAGGCTACTTTTCCATGCACACATTTTATCGTAAGCAAtaaaaatcgattaaattcaTCCGAGCATGAACAAGATATTGTGCCCTCCATGTACAAAATGGCTTTA is part of the Topomyia yanbarensis strain Yona2022 chromosome 1, ASM3024719v1, whole genome shotgun sequence genome and encodes:
- the LOC131677170 gene encoding adipocyte plasma membrane-associated protein Hemomucin-like translates to MGFKQKVFKVGLFVMIVAILPGLPPYPTFPFKSFSVTPSRPLEGVLAPNQLLNNAEHLLEHQLVSPETILVRGNTTYATVYGGKILEITNGDQIRVVVKFGKECQGHYDERECGRPLGMAFDTQGNNLIVVEAYTGIWQVQIKTGEKKQLVSLDVVIEGGKVSRKPKVPNAVAVARNGDIYWSDTSSDFIFDNAMLAMLVNPSGRLLHYSRATGKSRVLIDEVYGANGVALSKDESLVLVGELGGQLIRRYYLKGPKTGTSDIFIDGLPGSVDNLEADENGIWVAIVIAADQDNPSLLAMLAPFPNLRKFFVRMLSLAELPFEFIYQKTGSHLALHVTNFIGNLGGVKVLFPKRGTVLRLDWEGNIVAALHSDDGVTNLIAHAVQSGEYLLLGSPIHPWIGRVRLNEETLKIVRSKGRKEQKPAVNEKSKQKVHHEL